In a genomic window of Rhododendron vialii isolate Sample 1 chromosome 12a, ASM3025357v1:
- the LOC131309514 gene encoding uncharacterized protein LOC131309514, producing MDQKLRDLLVERGPVRRNGDATFPKDDNEKSRYFSSVHYIRHLPNGEKHDRKWPVYSEALNKVFCFCCKLFKNEGNKTQLANDGFQDWKNIGDRLKSHETNWEHLTCMNKWIELERRFQKNQTIDKSVQERVIKEREHWRGVLLREIALVEALAQNNLPFRGENEKIYQRNNGNFLCFIQMMGKFDLVMQEHLRRIEKGEIHNHYLSYKIQNELIQMLAAEVKSKIVATIKDAKYYSVILDCTPDVSHEEQMSLVIRCVDISTNPIEVRVSEFFLEFLKVDGTTGLGLFCALQEVLVSLQLDIGDLRGQGYDNGSNMKGKNKGVQTRVLEVNPRAFYTPCGCHSLNIVLCDMANSCSKAKTFFGVVQRLYVLFSSSVQRWAILKDNLKDVKGLTLKTLSQTRWESRIESIKPIRYNPSKLRDALVDLANDTTTESIAQSEAKSLAKNELENFEFLFAMAIWYKLLFAVNIVSKFLQSEDMCIYLAIEKLKGLIDYFENYRKVGFAEAMVDATEMANEMGIEPKFVEKRIIQRKKQFDEDVADEVTHSAEESMKVNYFLVIVDKALSSYKDRFQQFEVYQKNFGFLFDLEKASSSDECLKNNCTNLEEVLKHGGVSDIDGRDLFVELKCLKQVLPRGVQKPIEVLNFIKLTADSFPNTWNAYRVLLTIPVSVASGERSFLKLKLIKNYLRSTMSQERLNGLAMLSIENDLVKEVDYTNLIDSFASRNARRVIFK from the coding sequence ATGGATCAAAAATTAAGGGACTTATTGGTTGAAAGAGGTCCCGTAAGAAGAAATGGTGATGCTACCTTTCCTAAGGATGACAATGAGAAGAGTAGATATTTCTCTTCTGTGCACTATATTCGCCATTTACCCAATGGAGAGAAACACGATAGAAAATGGCCAGTATACTCGGAGGCTTTGAATAAAgtattttgcttttgttgcAAATTATTCAAGAATGAAGGAAACAAGACTCAATTGGCCAATGATGGATTTCAAGACTGGAAAAATATTGGTGATAGGCTTAAAAGTCATGAAACTAATTGGGAGCACCTCACGTGCATGAACAAATGGATTGAGTTGGAACGAAGATTTCAGAAGAATCAAACAATTGACAAAAGTGTTCAAGAACGAGTCATTAAAGAGAGGGAACATTGGAGAGGGGTATTATTGAGAGAAATTGCTCTTGTGGAAGCACTTGCGCAGAATAATCTACCATTTCGTggagaaaatgaaaagatttaCCAAAGGAATAATggaaattttttatgttttattcaaATGATGGGAAAATTTGATCTAGTAATGCAAGAGCACTTGAGGCGAATTGAAAAGGGTGAGATTCATAACCATTATCTCAGTTACAAAATCCAGAACGAGTTGATACAGATGTTAGCGGCGGAAGTGAAGAGTAAAATTGTTGCAACAATCAAAGACGCTAAATATTATTCAGTTATACTTGATTGTACCCCAGATGTAAGTCATGAAGAACAAATGTCCCTTGTCATACGATGTGTGGATATTTCAACAAATCCAATAGAGGTGAGGGTGAGTGAgttctttttagaatttttgaaggtGGATGGCACGACGGGATTGGGGCTATTTTGTGCACTTCAAGAAGTATTAGTTAGCCTTCAACTTGATATTGGTGATTTAAGGGGACAAGGTTACGATAATGGCTCTAAcatgaaagggaaaaataagGGTGTGCAAACAAGAGTACTTGAAGTAAATCCAAGAGCATTCTATACCCCATGTGGTTGCCATAGTCTCAATATTGTTCTTTGTGATATGGCCAACTCTTGTTCTAAAGCAAAAACATTTTTCGGAGTGGTACAACGTCTATATGTGTTGTTTTCCTCTTCAGTCCAACGGTGGGCAATTTTAAAAGACAATTTGAAAGATGTAAAGGGTCTCACGCTTAAGACATTGTCACAAACACGTTGGGAAAGTCGCATTGAAAGCATCAAGCCGATAAGATACAATCCCTCAAAACTAAGAGATGCTTTGGTAGACTTGGCAAACGACACGACGACAGAGTCGATAGCACAAAGTGAAGCTAAATCCCTTGCAAAGAACGAACTTGAGAATTTTGAGTTCTTGTTTGCCATGGCTATTTGGTACAAGTTGTTGTTTGCTGTTAACATTGTGAGCAAGTTTCTTCAAAGTGAAGACATGTGCATATACCTTGCTATCGAGAAGTTAAAAGGCCTGATTGATTATTTTGAGAACTACAGAAAAGTTGGTTTTGCGGAGGCAATGGTTGATGCTACGGAAATGGCGAATGAAATGGGGATTGAACCTAAGTTTGTTGAAAAGCGCATCattcaaagaaagaagcaatttgATGAAGATGTTGCGGATGAGGTGACACACTCTGCTGAAGAATCAATGAAAGTGAATTACTTCTTGGTAATTGTGGATAAAGCTCTTTCTTCCTACAAAGATAGGTTCCAACAATTTGAAGTGTATCAGAAGaattttggtttcttgtttgatttggaaaaggcGAGTTCGAGTGATGAATGCTTGAAAAATAATTGTACCAACCTTGAAGAAGTTTTAAAGCATGGCGGGGTTTCCGATATTGATGGGAGAGATTTGTTTGTagagttgaaatgcttgaaaCAAGTATTGCCAAGAGGAGTGCAGAAACCAATTGAAGTGCTCAATTTTATCAAACTTACGGCGGACTCTTTCCCAAATACATGGAATGCGTATAGAGTGCTTTTGACTATACCGGTTAGTGTTGCCTCGGGAGAAAGAAGCTTTTTAAAGTTGAAGTTGATCAAAAATTACCTTCGATCAACCATGTCACAAGAAAGACTAAATGGGTTAGCCATgttatcaattgaaaatgacttggtgaaagAGGTGGATTATACAAATTTAATTGATAGTTTTGCTTCTAGAAATGCAAGACGAGTAATATTCAAGTGA
- the LOC131310036 gene encoding uncharacterized protein LOC131310036 isoform X2: MRRQDHQQSRVYLELSALILNILRSPPPTPAAPSGSPSRRLPQISPTGFASLLLGISLTLMLCGSITFFIGFMLMPWVLGLVMVLYVAGILSSLSIIGRAVLCHATSPAAQPKEVRAWKLL; encoded by the exons ATGAGACGACAAGACCACCAACAATCTAGGGTTTACCTGGAGCTTTCTGCTCTGATTCTCAACATCCTCCGATCTCCTCCTCCTACGCCGGCGGCTCCGTCAGGTTCCCCGTCAAGGCGACTGCCGCAGATATCTCCAACGGGTTTCGCGTCGTTGCTGTTGGGCATTTCGCTGACTCTGATGCTCTGCGGATCGATCACCTTCTTCATTGGATTCATGTTGATGCCTTGGGTTCTTGGATTGGTCATGGTTTTGTACGTGGCTGGAATTCTCTCCAGTTTGTCGATTATCGGGCGCGCCGTTCTTTGTCACGCCACGTCACCGGCTGCACAGCCCAAGGAGGTTCGAG CATGGAAGCTCTTGTGA
- the LOC131310036 gene encoding uncharacterized protein LOC131310036 isoform X1 — MRRQDHQQSRVYLELSALILNILRSPPPTPAAPSGSPSRRLPQISPTGFASLLLGISLTLMLCGSITFFIGFMLMPWVLGLVMVLYVAGILSSLSIIGRAVLCHATSPAAQPKEVRERTKLLIIGVRE; from the exons ATGAGACGACAAGACCACCAACAATCTAGGGTTTACCTGGAGCTTTCTGCTCTGATTCTCAACATCCTCCGATCTCCTCCTCCTACGCCGGCGGCTCCGTCAGGTTCCCCGTCAAGGCGACTGCCGCAGATATCTCCAACGGGTTTCGCGTCGTTGCTGTTGGGCATTTCGCTGACTCTGATGCTCTGCGGATCGATCACCTTCTTCATTGGATTCATGTTGATGCCTTGGGTTCTTGGATTGGTCATGGTTTTGTACGTGGCTGGAATTCTCTCCAGTTTGTCGATTATCGGGCGCGCCGTTCTTTGTCACGCCACGTCACCGGCTGCACAGCCCAAGGAGGTTCGAG AGAGAACCAAGCTTCTGATTATAGGAGTTAGGGAATAA